One Cherax quadricarinatus isolate ZL_2023a unplaced genomic scaffold, ASM3850222v1 Contig3609, whole genome shotgun sequence DNA window includes the following coding sequences:
- the LOC138852053 gene encoding tyramine receptor 1-like, whose amino-acid sequence MTDQVAFTATRRRLRERAKASRLNQIPNTGKTRVAREEDSAVSENGQNGYNDSCKKKLVQKKRRKKRKSVTAQATATTTTTSLIPPPIAESSITENDISNPKDECSPTDEKRSTDVVIKVNPKSGSQIHQFIEEKQKISLSKERRAARTLGIIMGSFVVCWLPFFLMYVILPFCPSCPEPNGKVTNFIVWLGYINSSLNPVIYTIFNLDFRRAFARILRCPNAATI is encoded by the exons ATGACGGACCAGG tggCATTCACGGCCACTCGGAGGAGGCTACGTGAACGAGCTAAAGCCTCCAGATTAAACCAGATTCCGAATACTGGGAAGACCAGAGTGGCCCGGGAAGAAGACTCGGCAGTAAGCGAGAACGGCCAAAATGGATATAACGACAGTTGTAAGAAGAAATTAGTCCAAAAGAAACGACGAAAGAAGAGGAAGTCGGTGACGGCACAAGcgacagcaaccacaaccacaacatctcTCATTCCTCCCCCCATAGCCGAGAGCTCCATCACTGAGAATGATATCAGCAACCCCAAAGACGAATGCTCCCCGACAGATGAGAAGAGGAGTACGGACGTTGTAATCAAAGTTAACCCAAAGAGTGGCAGCCAAATCCACCAGTTTATCGAGGAGAAACAAAAGATATCATTGTCGAAAGAACGTCGCGCTGCGCGAACACTAGGCATCATCATGGGGTCCTTCGTGGTGTGCTGGCTTCCCTTCTTCCTCATGTATGTCATTCTTCCCTTCTGTCCCTCGTGTCCCGAACCCAACGGTAAAGTGACCAACTTTATTGTCTGGCTAGGATATATAAATTCTTCTCTCAACCCCGTCATATACACTATTTTCAACTTGGATTTCCGAAGAGCTTTCGCAAGAATCCTGAGATGTCCCAACGCTGCCACGATATAA